The Lepeophtheirus salmonis chromosome 6, UVic_Lsal_1.4, whole genome shotgun sequence DNA window AGTACAGTCAATTGttgtttttaagaattaatgaggattttattttgaggaGAGCCAtggtttttgtatttgttttggaaaaaaatttcaaaactaaaatttagttattcaattttttggtaataaccAAATACAAACATGCAACAACCGTTTTAACATTTCTCCTCGCTAAACCTAGCTTTCTTCCTTACAAAAAGGTCACACCTACATATAAGTTTAAAGAAACGCTGTGTTTATGACGAAGGATTGCCTGAATGGTGAATCATTCCGCTTTGCTCTcctacaacaaatatttatagtcTAGTTGAGTGGCGATATCTTGGGAACTATATATAActgaaaatttatgttaaagGGCGGCAAATTTTGTCAATCTGTAGTCTAAACgaactaatatttataaatgttaaagtTGAAACAGGCTCCGACTGGTTAAGgtgattatattttgatttccaaaaaaaggacACTTGGGTCAATCAGTGTCGTCTTTGGTCAAGTTGTAACATAAAATCAAGGTTCTATCAGTTCCAGTGttggttctttcattttaacggtttagctttatcggtctcggttcttttttatactggCCCATTTTGGTagcaggcacttaaaacaagggttGTCGCTAGAAAAGTCGGACCAAGGATATGATATTACATACAAACAGGGCAGCAGCTACCTTATAGGCAGAGTGCGTACTGCCCAAAATTTCCCCAAGAGTCCCAGAAAATAAGGTTGTTTaatacaatggttttcaaagtgagTGCCATGAGGGGAGGCTATGGAGGGGCAGAAAGATGGAGAAtcgaggattgctttcagtctaagcatacatagtacacatgttttatataaaggGGACCTCAGCTAAAAATGCATTAGCGTATGGGGCCTTggtatagtaaagtttgggaaatcctggcttaagaaatattatagttatcatattatagtgCCCCGACATGCTTAGTAGCcaacctggatccataatctaccacgttccttcccttttttatttacactctCTGGTGTCTAAAGCCACTTTTCCAGCTTCATAAAAAAACCTTAACGTTTTGAAAcacagatacaactgtatcactctggcgacgtaaaaaaatcattggaaaatgcTGCATttgcaaacaaacaaacaaaaaaacacacagaaaattgacttattgattaaagctaatttattttttataatatatattgtattttctttatatattctatatcgGAACAAAAAGCAccagaaccgagaccgatatgCAATATATTGCGGTCACGGTTCGTGTCTCTTTTTATATATGGTTCTCACTGAAGCTCTACACCAAGTAGCAAAATGAGAACCCACATGATCAAtgtctaaaaaatgttttggtggacataaacttttttgtctACTAGAGGCACTGTTTGGTTATTATTTGGAGAGATAATTAGGAGTTATGATgctaataacatttattatttgtgttATTAGATAGCATAATGTTATCtagtatattttactttttagaggATGCCTATTTGAAGTCCAGAAGAGGGAAATGGAATTGTGGAGCACAAGGGAAAATATAGTATTGGTTGTCTTGTACCATTTGATAATGACAATTCTTaacttcatttttgaggagGTCCAGTTGAAGTATGTCACTTAGTGTTTCTTGGTAAAAATGAATTGTactgtatcaaaaataattattctttagttttattaGGCTTATGTTTTATTGAAGATAAACTGAGAAAACAATGGAATTATTACTGGATCAGTTTCATCAGACTTATTTATGGGAGATACTCAAATCAGACATTTATCGTCAATGGAGAAAATCGTCTCTTAAAGAGTCCGTATACTATGTACAAGATGTAAACCTCATTAGTCTccattgataattaataaataaagtatttaagcAATATATATCGACAAttgtcaattataattaattttttaagtggtTTACTACTAATAGCTAATGCTTtactatttagattttattgtctttatttggaatgtatgtatattcaaacATTATTCGAACACATCATGTATCGCAAGCTACTGCTATAATAGCGTATTTAAGGTCAACTTTTcctggaaaaattatttatatgtagtctGTGAGGGGAACTTTGCCTACACCACTAATCAAATTCCATGGGAAGACTCGGTACcggaaaaaagataaatagaaTATATGGACAGAGAATAGGAGCAAGTAGACCACTTCAAGGAAGCACAGTGGTCATAATTCATTTATCTAAGGAAAAACGAAGGAATTGGGGcccttaataatattaaagaaatatcaaaggTTGCGTGACGACAAATATAAACGTTGCGTAAGacaacattttgtattttaaataatgagtaaaGAATAGTTTTATTAGAGTACACACAGatgttcaatctggttttgaatataattgaatgtagtggAAAAGAAAGTTTACTacttaggagttaaataataatgacaacacctcaggaaaagaacattcattccataaaagaaataaagtcatCGAGAGAATGAAAGGCCGTACTAGTTTGGTCTTAAATCGTCAAATGTTTCCTTTATTTGTCATTTCAggcaaatacataatattttgattaacacataataattaatttaaaaaacaacttagCAATTTCTATTTGAATAGCAATTTAACATTATGAGGATTGACTCAAAAGGTCTCGGCCTCATATTAAAACTCCTTTAGAGGCTGGatctcattattaatataatttgtaacttGGAGGGAAAACTTTCAAccacaaataaataacaatcaaaattttattcgtATTAGAGTAAATAAAATGATACCTTATACATGTTTGATATTTGCCTCatggttaattaattatagtcttCACATAGATTTAAAATGTACTAGgtatttaaatttactattaatcaaatgaattttAGAAAGctataatgacgtcacataatttatttaatgacgtCAGCGAGTGTATCCTTTTCCcattgtcaaaaaagaagaaaaagtttttcgTGCAAATTATTGGGGATTGCATTCGACTCCGAGTGAGTTTATATTAGGACTAGAATAGAGGATATTATATTCAACGTACTAATTCCAGCTTTTGCATCATCACGAGTTCCTTATAGTCCATTCTAATGATTTAAGCAGAACAGCGTCCTTCGATTGACCACCATGGCTTGTATTCAACTCCTAAGACCCGAACCAGGCGAAGCAATTGTTTGGGCCTCTCCAACAGGATGTACAGTTCTTCGCTACGGTCGTGATGAACCCCGATGGACGATGTTCCCTTCAATATTTACGATACCCACGTCTGTTATTAGTACAGAGGTCGTTACGAGTTTCGGACTCACGAATGAAGCTATTTCCACGTCCCTGGTTGGGAGTCTCCGATACTCCATCTTCTCTGAAACAGACTCTATGTTGATCGATGTGGCGGAGCGTTTTTGGTCCAAAGGACGGGAGGGTCTTCATGAGATGATTCTTGATATGACTTCATCTATTCAAGGTAGCGTTCTTGGAGAATTCCCTATTCTGCAGATGAGAACAGTGGAGGGTATGTCGCAATTTGTGGCTAAGATCAAAGTAATTCTTGAAAGAGAGTTGGATCCGCTTGGTATTTCCATTCAAGGCTATTTTGTTAAGGAACTGCAAGATCATGTGGGATACCTCAATGCCATTGACTCTCTCCAAGTTTCTTCCATTGTCAAAAAGTCAAGGATCAGTACtgctgaaaaaaaattggaaaatgtaCTTACTGAGACGAACTTTAAGATGCATGCATTTGAACGCTCACTCCAAGAAAAGCAAGTGAGTTTTATGGAAACATCCTACCCAGAATTAGGGAAGTTGAAAGCCTTAATCATCAAGGAGATATACAAAGCTAACGAGCACTACAATCAAAAGTTAAGAGAGgtggaaaatgaaaaatccaataTTCAAGAGCAAGGATCCTTAGAGATATCCCATCTAAAACAACGAGTTGATGACGAATTGGATAATTATATTGAGAAATGCAAAAAGGAACTCGAAGAAGTTGTCTATAGACCAGCAgatgaagaaaagaagaaaatggagTATGATTCTCATTTACTTGCAGAGGAGTCTATTGAGGAAGCTAGAAAAGAAGCTCGTTACATCGTTCTGGAGTCTGAACGAAAAGCTgtcaaaatatacaaagaaacGAATCAAAGTCTAGAGCGCCTTTGTCAATTAGCGAAGGAATTAAAGGATTATCCTCTTGAAGAATTCATTAATGCATTGGATAACTCTGTGGAGGAAAACGGGATTTTAAAGCCTTTTATTGAGTTAATAGTCAAGCTCCTGAGAGATTTTGATGGAAGAAATAAGGCCAAGACAATCAAAGACAACGTGCCAAAAATAGAGGAAGAAAATGGTTCTCTTCTACTTC harbors:
- the LOC121119804 gene encoding flotillin-1, whose product is MACIQLLRPEPGEAIVWASPTGCTVLRYGRDEPRWTMFPSIFTIPTSVISTEVVTSFGLTNEAISTSLVGSLRYSIFSETDSMLIDVAERFWSKGREGLHEMILDMTSSIQGSVLGEFPILQMRTVEGMSQFVAKIKVILERELDPLGISIQGYFVKELQDHVGYLNAIDSLQVSSIVKKSRISTAEKKLENVLTETNFKMHAFERSLQEKQVSFMETSYPELGKLKALIIKEIYKANEHYNQKLREVENEKSNIQEQGSLEISHLKQRVDDELDNYIEKCKKELEEVVYRPADEEKKKMEYDSHLLAEESIEEARKEARYIVLESERKAVKIYKETNQSLERLCQLAKELKDYPLEEFINALDNSVEENGILKPFIELIVKLLRDFDGRNKAKTIKDNVPKIEEENGSLLLLSQSDCKVLQEPILPEPVCVTIA